From Amycolatopsis sp. WQ 127309:
CGAAGGACAGCCGGTGCCACGCGTGGGCCAGGACGCCGGCCGCGATCGAGCCGCCGGACACGCTGGAGACGGTGGTCAGTTTCGGCAGCCAGCCGAGTTCGTTGAGGCGCCAGAGCGCGCCGGTGTGGAAGAGCATCGCGCGGTAGCCGCCGCCGGACAGGGCCAAGCCGACGCCGCTGCGTTCCGTGGAATCCACCCGGCCGAGTGTATTACCGCAGCAAGGGGGTCAGCAGCGGGCGTTGCCCGGCCGGGACGTATTCGGCGTAGTTGTCGTACAACGCCTGTTTGGCCAGCTGCGACGCGCCGGCGCCGTCGGCCGCGCGGACCGCGTCGAGGACTTCGGCGTGGTGGGCGAGCCAGGTGTGCATCAGCGACGTCCGGTTGCTGGCGTGCTCCAGCTTGTCCTCGATCAGTTCCAGCACGACCCCGCGGACGACTTCCTCGCTGACCACCAGCAACGGGTTCCGCGAGCTCCGCGCGATGACTTCGTGGAACGCGACGTCCGCGCGGCTGAACTCGGCGTACCCGCGTGAGACGCCTTCGCGCATGGCGTCGAGGGCTTCGGCCAGGCCGGTCAGGTCGTCGT
This genomic window contains:
- a CDS encoding FadR/GntR family transcriptional regulator, with product MRFEPVAPVRAYERVVEQIEQAVVSGALKPGERLPSERELMIQFGVGRSTIREALRVLQAAEMVRSRPGDPRGPEVLAASPVALHRSMHRLARADHVGLAELLQFRMILDGSAHLLAAELRTDDDLTGLAEALDAMREGVSRGYAEFSRADVAFHEVIARSSRNPLLVVSEEVVRGVVLELIEDKLEHASNRTSLMHTWLAHHAEVLDAVRAADGAGASQLAKQALYDNYAEYVPAGQRPLLTPLLR